From Actinomyces sp. oral taxon 171 str. F0337, one genomic window encodes:
- a CDS encoding TetR family transcriptional regulator: MAWDTEGTKRKIKDAATAEFTRRGPAGTTIERIAKRAGVNKERVYNYFGSKDRLFSAVLRDELTRVAEAVPPAFDVGEDVGDYAGRLYDYHRQRPELIRLLCWEALTFDDEVPEEELRREHYQRKIAGVRSGQDSGALTRDVDPGALMLMIMSLTGWWSTVPQVARMLCGPLDDEEAHERQRAVVVDAARRLAAPRD; this comes from the coding sequence ATGGCCTGGGACACCGAGGGAACCAAGCGCAAGATCAAGGACGCCGCCACCGCCGAGTTCACCCGCCGTGGGCCCGCCGGGACCACCATCGAGCGGATCGCCAAGCGTGCGGGCGTCAACAAGGAGCGCGTCTACAACTACTTCGGCTCCAAGGACCGCTTGTTCTCCGCAGTCCTGCGCGACGAGCTGACCAGGGTGGCCGAGGCCGTGCCGCCCGCCTTCGACGTGGGGGAGGACGTGGGGGACTACGCCGGGCGCCTGTACGACTACCACCGGCAACGCCCCGAGCTCATCCGGCTGCTGTGCTGGGAGGCCCTCACCTTCGACGACGAGGTCCCCGAGGAGGAGCTGCGGCGGGAGCACTACCAGCGCAAGATCGCCGGGGTGCGCAGCGGTCAGGACTCCGGCGCCCTGACCCGGGACGTCGACCCCGGGGCGCTCATGCTCATGATCATGTCGCTGACCGGCTGGTGGTCCACCGTGCCCCAGGTGGCGCGGATGCTGTGCGGGCCCCTCGATGATGAGGAGGCGCACGAGCGACAGCGCGCCGTCGTGGTTGACGCGGCCCGTCGGCTCGCCGCACCCCGCGACTGA
- a CDS encoding amidohydrolase has translation MRDLNDLTRPTVPSGAIQERMTAETEERRGVVGPAPALPDDAGAPAGLRTALGEVVAGLAPQIVELSHDIHDHPETGYEEHHAVAAVADLLRRHGIEPEVGVYGMDTALRAEIPGGGDADAAAAGSGESAGTIAILAEYDALPGIGHGCGHNVMCANSVGAFLALAALARSHPGALPGRVVLQTTPAEENSTAKEILAVRGMLDGVDAAIQTHSYAHDVTHQTWLGVRRLRVIFHGVPAHAASQPFMGRNALDAATLALTGIGLLRQQMLPMDRLHAIITDGGQVPNIIPERTELSIMVRSKYLETLKEIAERVEEVLHGAALMTGTGVEILTSEYCNEVPVRDNGPLLTSWVRSQRERGRDPLATGVLPETIAAGTDFGNVSQRVPGIHPLIKVTDRPDVALHTPAMTEAAGAPTGDAAALDGAYGLAAVALDWLHDAELRRAVRADFEATGGAIDVAGFWEERTGVRPRGDG, from the coding sequence ATGCGCGACCTGAACGACCTGACCCGCCCCACCGTCCCCTCCGGCGCCATCCAGGAGCGCATGACCGCCGAGACCGAGGAGCGCCGCGGCGTCGTCGGCCCGGCACCGGCCCTGCCCGACGACGCCGGAGCCCCCGCTGGCCTGCGCACCGCCCTGGGTGAGGTCGTCGCCGGGCTGGCCCCGCAGATCGTCGAGCTCTCCCACGATATCCACGACCACCCCGAGACCGGCTACGAGGAGCACCACGCCGTGGCCGCGGTCGCCGATCTCCTGCGCCGCCACGGCATCGAGCCCGAGGTCGGCGTCTACGGCATGGACACCGCCCTGCGCGCCGAGATCCCCGGGGGTGGGGATGCGGACGCGGCGGCCGCGGGCTCCGGTGAGTCCGCCGGCACCATCGCGATCCTCGCCGAGTACGACGCCCTGCCCGGCATCGGCCACGGCTGCGGGCACAACGTCATGTGCGCCAACTCCGTGGGCGCCTTCCTCGCCCTGGCGGCCCTGGCCCGCTCCCACCCGGGCGCCCTGCCCGGCCGCGTCGTCCTGCAGACCACGCCCGCCGAGGAGAACTCGACCGCCAAGGAGATCCTGGCCGTGCGCGGCATGCTCGACGGCGTCGACGCCGCCATCCAGACCCACTCCTACGCCCACGACGTCACCCACCAGACCTGGCTGGGCGTGCGCCGCCTGCGCGTCATCTTCCACGGTGTGCCGGCCCACGCCGCCTCCCAGCCCTTCATGGGCCGCAACGCCCTGGACGCCGCCACCCTGGCTCTGACCGGCATCGGCCTGCTGCGCCAGCAGATGCTCCCCATGGACCGCCTCCACGCCATCATCACCGACGGCGGCCAGGTCCCCAACATCATCCCCGAACGCACCGAGCTGTCCATCATGGTGCGCTCGAAGTACCTCGAGACCCTCAAGGAGATCGCCGAGCGGGTCGAGGAGGTCCTCCACGGCGCCGCCCTCATGACCGGCACCGGCGTTGAGATCCTCACCTCCGAGTACTGCAACGAGGTCCCCGTCCGGGACAACGGCCCCCTGCTGACCTCCTGGGTGCGCTCCCAGCGCGAGCGCGGCCGCGACCCCCTGGCCACCGGGGTCCTGCCCGAGACGATCGCCGCCGGCACCGACTTCGGCAACGTCTCCCAGCGCGTGCCCGGCATCCACCCGCTCATCAAGGTCACCGACCGGCCCGACGTCGCCCTCCACACCCCCGCCATGACCGAGGCCGCCGGCGCCCCCACCGGGGACGCGGCCGCGCTCGACGGCGCCTACGGGCTGGCCGCCGTCGCCCTGGACTGGCTGCACGACGCCGAGCTGCGCCGGGCCGTGCGAGCCGACTTCGAGGCCACCGGCGGGGCGATCGACGTCGCCGGCTTCTGGGAGGAGCGAACCGGGGTCAGGCCGCGGGGCGACGGATGA